Part of the Citrus sinensis cultivar Valencia sweet orange chromosome 2, DVS_A1.0, whole genome shotgun sequence genome, AATGGCATTCTTGTATACAAGGTctagttaaaagaaaattggtaagactcttttattgttttgaacTATTCGTCTTCTTCATTTGGTCCATTCCTCTCACTTACATCCCATTAACTTGACCATTGAAGTGTCATTGCCAACTACTGGCATCAACTTCTAAcgaatttctcatttttttcgATTGAACTATCCGTACCCTaaacattattttcaataCTCTTTTGCTCCACAcaatcatatcataatttttaaaattaatttttactttcctCATGCATCcttctaaatttcaaaataaccctcacttaatttatttcattagtaTCTATTCTTACTCTTCACACCCACAccaataatcaaaattaattaaaccaaGAATAGAGATTATCCAACctaatgtcaaaatttttcaccgttctttttgttattattattgtattttttgcAACtctcaacatttttttttggtttttcagGTCTTTAATACGTCCTTCATGATTATATTTCGTATATATTCAGCccttttttctcttgtttCCATGTTCCATAGTTcccattcttcttcttcattctttttaccTCGTATTTTTATAGACTTAGACTCATGATGAAATCATGTTGTTCACAGATCTTATAATATGGCTAATCAAAAGTAGTTATTATAATGAACAATTTGATGATGACGAggaataaaatattaaggtttaataattaataggaTAAGCCACTGTTTCTGAATATGTTGTAAAGGTGTAAAGAGTAACAGCAGTTTAATTATgtacaatttttaattcagtAGTCGTTGATGATAAATTTCATTACGCTTATTGTATTCTAAAATCTTGGTAAAACACTGGTGTTCACAGCaattttcaaagaatcatAAAGCAAACATGGAAgtcatattaataaataaatattaatattctatatctttattaattcatGTTGAATTCATCTCTCAATTAAAGGTCGTTTCTACAAGTACAGTTTTGCGGAGTTTGTAGAGGAtttacttcaatttatttttcttttatcttttagaattttattttaagttaacatcattttgaagaaaaaaacttttccttttttactgtttatttttcagttattctAATTTCTAAATTGTCTTCGCAatttagagaagaaaaaatggaagGTCATTGTGACAAGTGGCCACGTTAGAATCTCAATTGCATCATACTAAACAATACATTGTTGCCTCTGACAAAGTCATTCTCAAcgttaacattttaaaatgtcACTCTTGCTAAAATAagggatattttttttattgatatagcTTTTAGCAAGAAACTTGTCTGGCTACATATAGTTATGTCATAAGTTCCTAAATGGATAAAATGTGTCTCAtataaattggaagaaaaatagcTTATCATGGGACTAATGAGGGGTTTTCCAGTGATATCAATATCTAAATGGGGATcatacaattaaatttacatttacCTCATTTATATATTCATAATCATTCTTTGGTGCAAttgttcatattttttaaaatgcaaatCTGGAATCTTACAACATTGAAAAAGGttcttaaaatattgtaaaattttgaaaaatcagtttaCGAAATTGTAAAAGTCTTTTACAACATTATAAAATCCTATATCTAGATTTTAAAGACACAGATGCCGAATCCAGAGAAAAacatatttactaaatatcatatgaaattaattaaaaattaattacctcaaaaatttatcttaattgATGTGATATTAATTTGTGGATAGTTGAAAAGTATAtgcaatacattttttttaaatataaatattttatattcaattaatGGACATTATTCTTAGGTGTTTGATTGGATAatctttaaatatatttatttcatgtcaCCCGAGTTTGAATCCTGTATTAAATGAGGTTGGAGGCttgaaaaatctatttaatgTTTGTTCACCCTcctacattttttaaataaaaattaaatatgaaaagaaaattttaatgaatacCACTTCTTTGGAGGAAAGTTGTCTAAGcaatacaattttaattaacatattatCAATTTGGGCACGTTCTCCAGGGCTGATTACTTTGAATGGATCAGTCATACACTCATATGTGTGGCTGTGAGTTCATCGGCATATATTGATTGCAGGCAGAGAAGTCTCTGTTCATTGTGAGTTCATCGGCATAGATTTATTGCAGGCAGAGAAGTCTATGTTCATTGCTATTAATGATTGGTGTACATATGCCACCAGCTATCGAAGATGCACAACATTTTGAACAGTCTTATAACCATTTATTGATGCCTAATTGCAAGTGTATTCAGTATTAAATGTTAGGTCAAAGAACCTTTTTCTATCGACAAAAGCAGCACATTTGCAGTTGAAAGAATTATCTTCCTTTTATAGCTTTAACAGTTTTATTTGAatcgaattaatttaatatatatgccATGGTCAGGATATGCGACCTTATAAACTTCTACTTCCAGAGTTGAGAGAAATTCTCCATTCAGGAGGGTCCTTCTCAGACATGTAATTCAGGCTCGTCAGGTGGTGGGACATGAAAATGTATAGAGCAGAGAGCCCAGGAAGAGGAGCtgtttttatgttatttaggGAAAGGGTTTAAGATTAATATagaaataagataaatttttattcttacaGATTCATAAGAATAAAAGCTCAATTTATATAAAGATTTACAACATAATAAaggaaaagatttaattatgatttgatTGATTGGTAATGATTCAGTCGATTAAtctataactttaaaatatgtttCATCTTAATTTTCATGGATTCTTTTCAGTTTAAAATGAGGATAAAGTACAAATGGAATTAGCAACTTGAAGGGagaattattgtttatttgaaatattgaaattagtattaatttgttttatgattttagGGGTTGGTTTCTCATGACAAAAAATTGTATTGAGAAGTTTTTTTATATACAATTTTAtgcaaattaatatttacaaactgATTTGGCATAAACAGAATAATTAAAGAGTGATAACAgtcattcttttttaattatgtgggctgatgatgattttatacaATCAATTTCCTCTTACCAGACCATTactcataataaattatgtcatttgttgtacaaataaaattacaaacagAATTGTCGTTGTTTTTATCAGCCCTTTCTCTATTAaaatttccttcttttttctttccgTGTACAATTTAAACCCAGAACATGTTTTAAACTAAACTTCGAGGTCTCATTGATTTGCCGTAAAATTATTGTAACGCTAAGGCTCAAGTGATAAATATGGTGACTTTCAGATAAGATTTCTTCATTACACAGTCTAAATGTCCAACGGCACTTGTTTTGTAATAAATGCGCCAAACAAGTTGATTGAGAGAGATCACACAGACAGAGAGATTCAAAGCCGTCATAACTGACCACCGTCCCCCCTCAAACATGGTTGCTTACTCTTCTAAAACAAACCTAGACTTTCtcttaaagtcaattttaatttttttcctttaatttttgtgtatatataaatgtCAAATCTCCTTCAATCTCAAGTCTCAACTGCTGAACTTCTCTctgaaaattgaattaataacCATGGGCAACTCGGTTTCATTTTCTCCgtgttttcaaccaaactcaAGCTCTTCTTCTGCGGTAGTGAAGCTGATCTTCTGGGAAGGAAACACACGGATCCTCAACGGGAAACACATCGCCGGAGAGATCATGTTCGATTCACCGGACAAAATGGTTTGCCATGCGGATTCCTTCTTCATTGGCCATCCCATCCCCGCTCTCGCCATCGACGACGAGCTCATGTCAGGCCAAACCTATTTTGTTCTTCCCATTGATATGTTTGCATGTCGTGTTTTATCTGTTTCATCTCTGACAAGCTTATGCTCAATTACTAGCCCTAACAAAAAGGCGAAGGCGGCCacggcagcagcagcagctccTATTAATTTCGGTGAGACTAGTccttttgaatatttaaaggGTGATAATGGTAGGGTGCTGATCAAAGTGGTGCCAGAGTTTATAATAAGGTTGATCAATCGAGGCAAAGAAAGTGCATTAGGTAATAATTGTGATAATGCAAGTGGTGATCATTTTCTTTGTAGCACACCAGAATTGAAGAAGCATTATGATCAGTTGGTTGGATCAAGAGATCAAGTTTGGTCGCCAAAGCTTGAGACAATTTCAGAGCACAAGAATAACACTATAAGGTTTTCGCCATGCAGATTCATAGGGTTGGAATGGAAACAGAAAGAGAAGtcaatttattagtttaaattGTTGAAAATAGAGATTGAATTGGTAATTGATCATTagtgataaatataaataattttcagttttacaGCCGTTGTTAGACTAgtttaaaattgattgtttgTACAAAAGTtatatagttataatttttcgTTTTCTGTAAGTTTCTAGCCTTCTCCACTTGATACAGATAATTGAAACTATAAATGATGTTATATTGTTCTTGAATTCCAACTGTAAAATTGCTAGACCGCATTTAATTTAGCAATCTAATATGTTAAATTTGACTTCGTATCCATAGCTAAAGGGAATTATATGCGccacaaataatttattccaatgcctataataattttcattcgGATACAATTTTACAGATGGGGTTAGAACTTAATTAGAACATGATTTGCAATTAATGATATATAGTATCTAAGTTGATAATGACATGTAGTATCTAAgccaataatgataataacaatTTACTTTGTTCGCAAAGGTTTGGCCGAATAgcttttaaaaagttttctttATGTGAACGCTTGAGTTCAAACTctcactaaaaaaattatagaacaGATTTAACGCAGctttatttatagaattttattaaataaatatttggtgATAACGATTTACTTCATTGCGGGGTTGCATTTTattatgtctaaaaaaataaatcatgtagaaaaattaattgccGTGAGTAAGAAGATGCACTTTACATGCAATATAACATGGGAAATTAACGAAGATAATAGGAATGGAGAAATTAAATAGAGATGAAAGTAAGAATTTTGAAGCAATTTTACTTGTTGGTCATGAATCGACACCCTCTAAGCCACTGGcatgtttggtttgaagaaataaaaagagaggagaggagagaaaagaaagagagaagaaagaaataaggGGGGAAATATGAATTTCACGTCCaactaaataatgaaaatgagattgatcttttttttcactcattttctCTCCCCCTCTTTCCTCTCCTTTCCTCTCCTACCATTTCTTCCTACCAAAAATGGCCTAGTATCTTGATCACCAAACTCATGTGATTGTACCTATAAAAGTGACTTTAATTTGATGCTAAAGTGAGTGTTAATTCGTTTGTTGATAATCTTAGAGAAAATATAGATAGATAAAGATAAtgagtttctttcttttctataAATGGATGTGAATTTATGAATGAACGctccaaaaaattttaattagaaatttccCTTTCCTATAgggaaataaaaagttaattatcatttggattctttcttcttcactcTTCGatcgataaattaatttattggttacTCTCAAGTCAATCGCTTCAATGGAGACCAGTACTGCTTCTTGTGTTTGCGCAAGTGACAGCTCCCTTGTCTCTCttgcaatttttttcaaaacggCAGTTGAGTAACTTTTCAACAATCGGTGATAGCCGGCGGATACCAGCTTTCCTACATGCAACGTTGCAAAATAAACCATAAATACGTAatcaattttcatattttattgaaGTTAGATACCGTACTTGCTAATCTTATTTTGTGATCATCTTTCTAATTCTTCTATcacatttgtatttattacatGTATTTCGTATCCAACGACAACATCAAATGACAATCATACAAAGATCACCTCAAAATGATATCAACAGTGAATCTAAATCCATATTACAAGAATGTTTGTAGATCCAATTACTACTAACCTTATTTTGTactaattttctaaaatcttAATGTCGCATGTGCACTTACAATAATGTAcaattactaattaattaccCGTGCATTCTTATTATCTAACAAGCACCAGTCACAACCTTTTTTGGCTAGTCAAGTTCatataaaacatgtatttagttttgatattGTCAAGTTATCCAaattttaagggaaaaaaattgtgtttactcttttttttttttgtgcttttTAAGGTAAGGGGTGGGCAACAACTAAATCTATTTCTTTGCTCCGTTATTGAGATAAATTTAGAAAGGTTTGAAAACTCAAGTGATTTGGCatatataaatacaattttagATGATTTGGAAGTTTGCTATGAAGATTATTTCAAAGTTCGAATTCATCAAATACTTCAAGTCTCAACTAATCGTCGGAGATCTAcgtataaataataataataaacaagatCTACCTAATTTCATTGCACGAAAATCAATAACACATGTTATTACAGTCTTCTcatatctaatatataaaataattactgtATACATCCAGCATTGAAACCCACAGCCATAGAAATAGACTTCAACTCACCTATCTTACACTTTCTTTATTTCACCGAAGTGACCATGGAAATGGGGCTAATCAAACTTGTCTTTAGtttaactatattttattaatttataatttttcttcattataaataatagaaatgaaTCAATTATTGTTGgatgataatatattttacacCACAAACCCTagatttctctctctctctaagcATGTTTTCACAAAAGGTGTAGTGGTCCTAAGGGAGCTTTTATTGGCCAACAGTTCGCATCAAATCGTTTGATAGTCAACAATTGAACCCTTAACAAATGTCAGCTTGCAcatggaaattaatttttgtattgcAAACGCAGACTAAGCaagattttaaaacaaataaatatgttaaatcGGAGATAAAATTATGTGTCCTAATGTTGACTTGTCaaagattttacaaaatagcTAGGGTTACGGGTTGTCATTGGCAGACAGCTTAAACATATAAACTTCTTAACACTTTCGAGTATTTAAAGGTTATTTTTCATAGTAATCACAGCAAAATTGCTCTCACTGATGGAGTCATGGTTGAGTAGTGGCATTCTGTGACGGCATTTGTTAATTTGATACGGCACGACCTGAAGTTAATTACTAGATTTTAGTTGATAAGAAATGACACGATTATCAATTATGTAGAATATGTGTCCCTGTTTATTAATCGTCTTTGGTTCGGAATTAGAGTTACTCGCAAACTTGTCAATTGACAAAGTTTACTAAtatacacacaaacacacgTATGTACAAGGTTCATTCTCTAGAAAGATGTGAGGAGATTGGCGGAAACGTTTAATTTTGTTAGGATAGATGTCTGTGGTATtgagttattgacatttacaCTCTATCACATGTTATAGCCATTATAGTGAATTTTTCTGTCATCCGTGGAAATAGTCCAATTAAGACGAATTACGATAAATTATTCTCTTCATCTGATGTatggttgattttttttctccattaaTTGTTCTACTTATTATTTGcttgattgtttattctcatagGATCTTGGGAGggactaaaaaaaatattacaagtgATGGCAGATCTTAAGGTGGCAATACAAAACAAATGTGTCAGCAGGCAGATACGATCAAACTTGGTAAAGCTTAATGTCGAAATGGCTGCTTGTGGTGGTTTACTTCTGCATGACAAAAGTAAGTTTGTGGGTATTTTTTGCTTGTCCCCTTGGCAGTCAAACTTTCTTTTGTACCTTGAAACAGTTTGATTAGCTCTCATAAGCCAATCAGGTCTTGTGTATAGGTTTGATTAGCAACTGGAAGTTTAACCAGGACTTAGGTGGAGTTGCTGAACCACCTAATATCGCTAGTGCCTTCACTCGCTCCATTTTAtcactttatatttttatatctttatttttctacaggtttaaatttattgttgcaTCTCCACTTGCTTCCCTTATTATTTCCTCTTATTATATTGCTTACACTTTTGAGGTTTATTCGTTTAAGAAAGAATTGGTCTTATACTTAATATAGTCACAAGTTTTGTTTAGGGTAACtgacatgtttgttttttaaaaaaatgaaaagaaagaggAGGATAGAGGAAAGAAATGATGTTTTTAatgataaatcaaataataaaattgagattaaatctttttttttctaattttcttttcccttctttccgttttatttttctcctcTCCTTTCGTTTCTTCTAACTAAATGCGGACTAGGATTTATGtagagaaagaaattaaactaaataattttcagaatCCTTCTCTCATATATCTACAAGTATTATTAGCTTTCCATTGGAATCGGCTGTCGTCAAAACAACTTGTTTTGATAACAGATAGTTgaatcaaataattcaattacttGTTAAACAATAGCTATTCATTTGTATTGATATTGCTTTAGTTGTTTGACATTTAGAAACACTTGGTTTAGCAAATAAATCCATAATGTGATTCCCCTTCTTATGTGGGTTTGGGTAAGTTAAGTTTGAAACTTGGTTTAAAAATGTGGTAAATAGCTTTAATTGGTAAGGAGCTGttttgtaattgataatgATCTAATGATCCAACAGTGATCATGGCAATGGGAGCTAATGCATCAACTGTAGAGGGATTTTATACACACGtcttcttctctgatggtaaTGATTATGCCTATTAGAAGGCTATGATGTAAATTAAGAATGCAACTCCACAAagatccattttctttttaattatatcataatggatattcatataaaaaaaaaaatagagggcTTATGAGGATTTGGGACGGGGTGCTAATAGCTTCAAAAACTGCAAAACTAAACTTGTTTGTGGTTAGGCCGAACCATGAGCTTTCGTGAAGAGTGTGATGTCTGGGTAAGGTTTGGGCTGCTTATTGAACTAGCCCACCTAACGTTCACCCATCTGATTTTGGGCCACAAAATTCCATAAAACTCAACTCATACATACACAAGCCGCCGCTCaattattgtattaaattGGGGGGAAAATCAATAAAGAATCTAAATTTATTCtaggattaaattttatattaggaAATAATGGTATAATATACTAATAACTCCTAAtggagtaattttttttttttaaaatcaatatttattcaaCCTAAATACGAAACACATATCTTACcacatgaaaagaaaactttAGCTGTAGAAAAAGATGTAGATATAAATTGTTTTGATTCTTtattagaagaagaaaaagtagaaaatacaaaagacATAGCTAGCAATAATAGACTAGAAATCACAGTCCTAACTTGGACAATATCTACATGTCGTAATGTTTCCGGGGCACAGTCTAAGCATCCTAATGTTGTGTTATAGGGCAAGTAGGTCATAGAATATAGCATAGACTTTCACTAGGTCTTAAATAATTGAAGCATAAGCTTTCACTTATTATGAAAAGGACTTGCAAAATCTTCGATTGGGCATAGAAGAGATGGGGATCTCCCCTATTTTTCCATGTCCTGCCATTTTGCCCATCACTTTCAACAATTTATTAGCTGcccaaatatgaaaatttgtcCTATGATTGAATGACAACTTTTGTCGTTTTGGAAAGGGACCATTCTACTCCTAGCAATTTATTAGGATTTTTAGTGTTTTATTTAAAGCCAAGCAAATTTGGTTCTTTGGAAGCCATAGCTTCACCCCAGCCTCACCTATAATTTGGGTCTGCCAGGCTTAAAAATGGGGGAAATCCAGCTAAGGCTCCCAAAAGGTTTGTCTTCTGCTTAAATTCAGCAATATTGTACTGACATACATGTGGTTGGGATATTGGGGAGTGGGGACTTTCATAATGCACTGAAGATGAAATAACATTCTCAATGAGCGAAATTTTCGGCATTGCAAATCGTCCATATGTTACTGTAATAACCAGTAACATAAATGGGCACTAAGTTGTGGTCGAATTGGtgttttcaatattattaacagtACGGcaactcaaaataattttcctcTATCAAAGGATAGTGCGAGtgaatgtatttttttcaGGTATTATTGAGAGCATATGTGTGTGTTGACTAAATTTTCGTTAGaatctaattcaaattaatttggcAGTTCTAACTTAATCTAGCTCAAATCTAATTCAaaccaataaatttatatttaaaggaAGCTTGTGCTAaatttgagtttatttatttatttaatttttagagtaGGTAGTTTATTTTAGGTACAGTAggtagtgagctaaaattAACATGCATAGTGAGCTGAGGTAGTcatatgataaataataagaagagCTTAGTAGAGCTCATAAGGGGTTGATATATTGGACTAATATGTGCTCATGAGTAGCTAAAATGTACTAGGAAGATAGCTCAAGTGGTCTCACAGAATGCTTAGTATAATTGGGTACCTCAGGTAAGCTCATACGTCTACAAGAGCAAATAATCACCAATTTACTATATAAATAAGAGGTTACAtaagattttatattattcGAGATGAATAACACACtagataattatataaaaatgtttggtgttaataaaaataaagactATGAATAAAGATATGGTGAGGAAAAT contains:
- the LOC102610958 gene encoding uncharacterized protein LOC102610958 is translated as MGNSVSFSPCFQPNSSSSSAVVKLIFWEGNTRILNGKHIAGEIMFDSPDKMVCHADSFFIGHPIPALAIDDELIPNKKAKAATAAAAAPINFGETSPFEYLKGDNGRVLIKVVPEFIIRLINRGKESALGNNCDNASGDHFLCSTPELKKHYDQLVGSRDQVWSPKLETISEHKNNTIRFSPCRFIGLEWKQKEKSIY